One genomic window of Cuculus canorus isolate bCucCan1 chromosome 11, bCucCan1.pri, whole genome shotgun sequence includes the following:
- the IRAK2 gene encoding interleukin-1 receptor-associated kinase-like 2 isoform X1, with protein MASVGAKGSLERDCNTMTLRQPPLAMKGGSSAVLYIHSMPAWVLEDFCRKMDCLSDYDWMRFASYVITDQTELRKIKCMEKTGISITRELMWWWGVRLATVQQLLDLLQGLQLYRAAQVILDWTSASNITSSEKELLVEPPKQEYISLTPTENKKRERENEISLLPLPDSSHSGVSPADSAVSEGALCSLPFPPPPPRDLLKSLQSNPPVSSSVKPCSSSAPQQETITDLPSGSLLWTQREVTNATGGFSDKNRICEGTFAEVYKGQRNNIVYVIKRLKEMECTSPDSTQRFFHTEVQICFRCCHVNILQLLGFSVETGLHCLIYPYLPNGSLQNKLHCQDDSALLTWEMRISISIGLLRAVEYLHNSGILHGNIKSSNVLLDENFTPKLGHSGLRLYSVDKKSEYAVMKTKVLQASLTYLPEDFVRHGRLTEKVDIFGCGVVLAEILTGIKALDEGRHPIYLKDMIADEIQMAKESSYSKVKKIEKLAAKEICCKYLDRKAGHLPEEVAIDFASAICLCLRKKNSNIAEVLEIMEMAENKLREHYFCGSIISGFSMNTPEETDDETTGLSMDAPSVGENKEDGAQPAILTSANPCTPLTGVVSPDIYCGQMSRVPCESDESTSFIWNPSERSTDELPSNACNKSENMSASDYRLKQVKPANGLQERNAACARSDDILERTSTAQSTFQQRNADLESSCSSQALARETSWNIKINDQKKKLMENILLYEENKLNSSELFES; from the exons ATGGCCTCGGTGGGGGCgaagggctctctggagagGGACTGCAACACGATGACCCTGCGGCAGCCACCCCTGGCCATGAAGGGGGGCTCCTCCGCGGTGCTGTACATTCACAGCATGCCTGCCTGGGTGCTGGAAGATTTTTGCCGGAAGATGGACTGCCTGAGCGACTACGACTGGATGCGATTTG CCTCCTACGTGATAACGGATCAAACAGAGCTACGGAAAATCAAGTGCATGGAGAAGACGGGGATCAGCATAACGAGAGAGCTCATGTGGTGGTGGGGAGTGAGGCTGGCAAcagtgcagcagctcctggaccTACTGCAAGGACTGCAGCTCTACCGAGCGGCGCAGGTCATCCTGGACT gGACGTCAGCCTCTAATATTACCAGCTCTGAAAAAGAACTGCTGGTGGAGCCACCTAAACAGGAGTATATATCTTTAActcctacagaaaacaaaaaaagagagagagaaaatgagataaGTCTGTTGCCATTACCAGACTCTTCACATTCGGGAGTATCACCAGCAGATA GTGCTGTTTCTGAAGGAGCCTTGtgttctctcccttttccaccacctcccccaAGAGACCTTTTGAAATCTTTACAGTCAAATCCCCCTGTGTCGTCAAGTGTAAAG CCTTGCAGCTCTTCCGCTCCTCAGCAGGAGACAATCACTGATCTCCCCAGTGGGAGTCTTTTGTGGACCCAGAGGGAAGTTACTAACGCCACAGGTGGTTTCAGTGACAAGAACAGAATTTGTGAAGGTACTTTTGCAGAGGTCTACAAAGGTCAGAGGAACAACATCGTATATGTCATCAAAAGACTGAAAGAG atggAATGCACAAGCCCCGATTCCACACAAAGATTCTTTCATACCGAAGTACAGATTTGCTTTCG GTGTTGTCATGTCAACATTTTGCAGCTGCTGGGTTTCTCAGTAGAAACTGGATTGCACTGTCTGATATATCCATACCTGCCTAATGGATCACTACAAAACAAACTTCACTGTCAA GATGATTCTGCGCTGCTGACCTGGGAGATGCGAATTAGCATTTCTATAGGACTCCTCCGAGCTGTAGAGTATTTACATAACTCTGGAATCCTTCATGGGAATATCAAAAG TTCAAATGTCTTGTTGGATGAAAACTTTACACCAAAGCTTGGACATTCAGGTCTGCGATTGTATTCTGTTgataaaaaatcagaatatgcTGTTATGAAAACCAAAGTCCTGCAAGCTTCTCTTACTTATTTACCAGAAGATTTTGTGAGGCATGGGCGATTAACAGAAAAAGTCGATATATTTGGCTGTGGTGTG GTCTTAGCAGAAATACTGACAGGGATTAAGGCACTGGATGAAGGAAGACACCCTATTTATCTg AAAGATATGATTGCTGATGAAATTCAAATGGCAAAAGAAAGCTCATActccaaagtaaaaaaaatcgAGAAGCTAGCTGCCAAGGAAATATGCTGTAAATATCTAGACAGGAAAGCAGGACACTTGCCGGAAGAGGTTGCTATTGATTTTGCCTCAGCCATCTGCCTTTGTTTGAGAAAGAAGAATTCTAATATAGCAGag GTGCTTGAAATTATGGAAATGGCTGAAAATAAGTTAAGAGAGCATTACTTCTGTGGAAGCATAATTTCTGGGTTCTCTATGAACACTCCAGAAGAAACTGATGATGAGACAACTGGTCTCAGCATGGATGCGCCTTCTGTGGGGGAGAATAAAGAGGACGGCGCGCAGCCAGCAATCCTGACAAGTGCCAATCCATGCACACCTTTAACGGGAGTTGTGTCACCTGACATTTACTGTGGACAAATGTCAAGGGTGCCCTGTGAATCAGATGAATCAACCAGTTTTATATGGAATCCTTCAGAAAGATCTACAGATGAGCTACCGAGCAACGCCTGTAACAAGTCAGAAAATATGTCAGCCTCCGATTACAGGCTCAAGCAGGTAAAGCCAGCAAATGGACTCCAGGAAAGAAATGCAGCGTGCGCCAGAAGTGATGACATCTTGGAAAGAACGTCTACCGCACAGAGCACCTTTCAACAAAGAAATGCAGACCTTGAGTCTTCCTGTTCTTCACAAG cattaGCCAGAGAGACATCCTGGAACATAAAGATAAATGATCAGAAAAAGAAGctcatggaaaatattttgctatatgaagaaaacaaattaaatagtTCTGAACTTTTTGAATCATAA
- the IRAK2 gene encoding interleukin-1 receptor-associated kinase-like 2 isoform X2, translating into MEKTGISITRELMWWWGVRLATVQQLLDLLQGLQLYRAAQVILDWTSASNITSSEKELLVEPPKQEYISLTPTENKKRERENEISLLPLPDSSHSGVSPADSAVSEGALCSLPFPPPPPRDLLKSLQSNPPVSSSVKPCSSSAPQQETITDLPSGSLLWTQREVTNATGGFSDKNRICEGTFAEVYKGQRNNIVYVIKRLKEMECTSPDSTQRFFHTEVQICFRCCHVNILQLLGFSVETGLHCLIYPYLPNGSLQNKLHCQDDSALLTWEMRISISIGLLRAVEYLHNSGILHGNIKSSNVLLDENFTPKLGHSGLRLYSVDKKSEYAVMKTKVLQASLTYLPEDFVRHGRLTEKVDIFGCGVVLAEILTGIKALDEGRHPIYLKDMIADEIQMAKESSYSKVKKIEKLAAKEICCKYLDRKAGHLPEEVAIDFASAICLCLRKKNSNIAEVLEIMEMAENKLREHYFCGSIISGFSMNTPEETDDETTGLSMDAPSVGENKEDGAQPAILTSANPCTPLTGVVSPDIYCGQMSRVPCESDESTSFIWNPSERSTDELPSNACNKSENMSASDYRLKQVKPANGLQERNAACARSDDILERTSTAQSTFQQRNADLESSCSSQALARETSWNIKINDQKKKLMENILLYEENKLNSSELFES; encoded by the exons ATGGAGAAGACGGGGATCAGCATAACGAGAGAGCTCATGTGGTGGTGGGGAGTGAGGCTGGCAAcagtgcagcagctcctggaccTACTGCAAGGACTGCAGCTCTACCGAGCGGCGCAGGTCATCCTGGACT gGACGTCAGCCTCTAATATTACCAGCTCTGAAAAAGAACTGCTGGTGGAGCCACCTAAACAGGAGTATATATCTTTAActcctacagaaaacaaaaaaagagagagagaaaatgagataaGTCTGTTGCCATTACCAGACTCTTCACATTCGGGAGTATCACCAGCAGATA GTGCTGTTTCTGAAGGAGCCTTGtgttctctcccttttccaccacctcccccaAGAGACCTTTTGAAATCTTTACAGTCAAATCCCCCTGTGTCGTCAAGTGTAAAG CCTTGCAGCTCTTCCGCTCCTCAGCAGGAGACAATCACTGATCTCCCCAGTGGGAGTCTTTTGTGGACCCAGAGGGAAGTTACTAACGCCACAGGTGGTTTCAGTGACAAGAACAGAATTTGTGAAGGTACTTTTGCAGAGGTCTACAAAGGTCAGAGGAACAACATCGTATATGTCATCAAAAGACTGAAAGAG atggAATGCACAAGCCCCGATTCCACACAAAGATTCTTTCATACCGAAGTACAGATTTGCTTTCG GTGTTGTCATGTCAACATTTTGCAGCTGCTGGGTTTCTCAGTAGAAACTGGATTGCACTGTCTGATATATCCATACCTGCCTAATGGATCACTACAAAACAAACTTCACTGTCAA GATGATTCTGCGCTGCTGACCTGGGAGATGCGAATTAGCATTTCTATAGGACTCCTCCGAGCTGTAGAGTATTTACATAACTCTGGAATCCTTCATGGGAATATCAAAAG TTCAAATGTCTTGTTGGATGAAAACTTTACACCAAAGCTTGGACATTCAGGTCTGCGATTGTATTCTGTTgataaaaaatcagaatatgcTGTTATGAAAACCAAAGTCCTGCAAGCTTCTCTTACTTATTTACCAGAAGATTTTGTGAGGCATGGGCGATTAACAGAAAAAGTCGATATATTTGGCTGTGGTGTG GTCTTAGCAGAAATACTGACAGGGATTAAGGCACTGGATGAAGGAAGACACCCTATTTATCTg AAAGATATGATTGCTGATGAAATTCAAATGGCAAAAGAAAGCTCATActccaaagtaaaaaaaatcgAGAAGCTAGCTGCCAAGGAAATATGCTGTAAATATCTAGACAGGAAAGCAGGACACTTGCCGGAAGAGGTTGCTATTGATTTTGCCTCAGCCATCTGCCTTTGTTTGAGAAAGAAGAATTCTAATATAGCAGag GTGCTTGAAATTATGGAAATGGCTGAAAATAAGTTAAGAGAGCATTACTTCTGTGGAAGCATAATTTCTGGGTTCTCTATGAACACTCCAGAAGAAACTGATGATGAGACAACTGGTCTCAGCATGGATGCGCCTTCTGTGGGGGAGAATAAAGAGGACGGCGCGCAGCCAGCAATCCTGACAAGTGCCAATCCATGCACACCTTTAACGGGAGTTGTGTCACCTGACATTTACTGTGGACAAATGTCAAGGGTGCCCTGTGAATCAGATGAATCAACCAGTTTTATATGGAATCCTTCAGAAAGATCTACAGATGAGCTACCGAGCAACGCCTGTAACAAGTCAGAAAATATGTCAGCCTCCGATTACAGGCTCAAGCAGGTAAAGCCAGCAAATGGACTCCAGGAAAGAAATGCAGCGTGCGCCAGAAGTGATGACATCTTGGAAAGAACGTCTACCGCACAGAGCACCTTTCAACAAAGAAATGCAGACCTTGAGTCTTCCTGTTCTTCACAAG cattaGCCAGAGAGACATCCTGGAACATAAAGATAAATGATCAGAAAAAGAAGctcatggaaaatattttgctatatgaagaaaacaaattaaatagtTCTGAACTTTTTGAATCATAA
- the VHL gene encoding von Hippel-Lindau disease tumor suppressor — protein MSVPSLRSINTRELSEVFFNNRTPRSVLPVWVDFEGKPRGYPVLQPRTGRLMHSYRGHLWLFRDAGTNDGLLVNKQELFIAAPNVNTADITLPVFSLKERCLQVVRSLVKPMDYRKLDIVRSLYEELEDYPDVKKDLQRLSLERSETLRNEILE, from the exons ATGTCGGTCCCATCTCTTCGCTCCATCAATACCCGCGAGCTCTCCGAGGTCTTCTTCAACAACCGCACCCCCCGCTCCGTCCTCCCCGTCTGGGTGGATTTCGAAGGCAAACCCCGCGGCTATCCCGTGCTGCAGCCGCGCACCGGGCGGCTCATGCACAGCTACCGCG GTCACCTCTGGCTGTTCCGGGACGCGGGGACAAATGATGGGCTCCTTGTCAACAAGCAGGAGCTGTTTATAGCAGCTCCCAACGTGAATACAGCAGACATCACGCTGCCAG TGTTCAGTCTGAAAGAGAGATGTCTCCAGGTGGTTCGCAGTCTAGTCAAACCAATGGACTACAGGAAACTGGACATTGTTCGATCGCTGTATGAAGAGCTGGAAGATTATCCCGATGTTAAGAAGGATCTTCAGCGGCTTTCTCTGGAGAGAAGTGAAACATTGAGGAACGAAATCCTGGAATAA